In Candidatus Promineifilum breve, one genomic interval encodes:
- a CDS encoding LysM peptidoglycan-binding domain-containing protein: MARRIHLAALCGVLLLAAVSTGRAEAQGSPTSDILQLVNQVRAEYGLPALAFNASLATAAQNHANFIALNAIYSHIGVNGSTWQDRAQAAGYPGYAGENLVGGTRLSPQQGVTWWRNSAVHFSNMLNPRWTEAGVGFAAGNGQNFYVMVFGTPNDAPPPRAEQQVVDVPFIVAPIELAQPNEDGSIIHTVLEGHTLWAIAARYEVSLADLYLFNALTDDSVINPGDKLTIRLADGQPPPPTPTPPAHHVVREGESLWVIAAYYKTDLATLLWLNGLPQDAVVHPGNEVKVRLVPGEEPPPTPTPQQSHIVKSGDTAWGIALLYGLTLEELAAYNHISPDALLQVGQELLIHPPTATPEPTPTVTASATPEEVHLGPAETPVVSPTAKATAVALVMPEEVASESGGRDWGNVLGIGAIIAGVALTVLAGVAILVLWRNE; encoded by the coding sequence ATGGCGCGACGCATCCACTTGGCCGCCTTGTGCGGCGTGTTGCTCCTCGCCGCTGTCTCGACGGGGCGGGCCGAGGCTCAGGGGAGTCCTACCAGCGATATTCTGCAACTGGTCAATCAGGTGCGCGCGGAATATGGCTTACCCGCGCTTGCCTTTAATGCCTCGCTGGCTACGGCGGCCCAGAACCACGCCAACTTCATCGCCCTCAACGCCATCTATAGCCACATCGGCGTGAACGGTAGCACCTGGCAGGACCGCGCCCAGGCGGCGGGCTACCCCGGCTATGCCGGCGAAAACCTCGTCGGCGGCACGCGCCTCTCGCCCCAACAGGGCGTCACCTGGTGGCGCAACAGCGCCGTCCACTTCAGCAATATGCTCAACCCGCGCTGGACAGAGGCCGGGGTTGGCTTCGCCGCCGGCAATGGGCAGAACTTCTACGTCATGGTCTTCGGCACGCCCAACGACGCCCCGCCGCCGCGCGCCGAACAGCAAGTGGTTGACGTACCCTTCATCGTCGCCCCCATCGAATTGGCCCAGCCCAATGAGGACGGCTCCATCATCCACACCGTGCTCGAAGGGCACACGCTGTGGGCCATCGCCGCCCGCTATGAAGTCTCACTGGCCGATCTGTATCTGTTCAATGCCCTGACCGACGACAGTGTCATCAACCCCGGCGACAAGTTGACCATTCGTCTGGCCGACGGGCAACCGCCGCCGCCCACCCCCACCCCACCGGCCCATCACGTCGTCCGCGAGGGGGAATCGCTGTGGGTCATCGCCGCCTATTATAAGACCGATCTGGCGACGCTGTTGTGGCTCAACGGTCTGCCGCAGGACGCGGTCGTCCACCCCGGCAACGAAGTGAAGGTGCGCCTGGTGCCCGGCGAAGAGCCGCCGCCCACCCCCACCCCACAACAGAGCCACATCGTCAAGAGCGGCGACACCGCCTGGGGCATCGCCCTCCTCTATGGCCTGACGCTGGAAGAGTTGGCGGCGTACAACCACATCAGTCCCGACGCCCTGCTCCAGGTGGGCCAGGAGTTGCTCATCCACCCGCCGACGGCCACGCCCGAACCGACGCCGACCGTCACCGCCTCGGCCACGCCCGAAGAGGTGCATCTGGGGCCGGCCGAGACGCCGGTCGTATCGCCGACCGCGAAGGCCACGGCCGTGGCGTTAGTAATGCCGGAGGAGGTCGCAAGCGAAAGCGGCGGCCGCGATTGGGGCAACGTGCTGGGCATTGGGGCCATCATCGCCGGCGTGGCCCTGACGGTGCTGGCCGGGGTAGCTATTCTGGTCTTGTGGCGCAACGAGTAG
- a CDS encoding acyl-CoA carboxylase subunit beta has translation MNPKIEQLRQFKKQAHLGGGEDKLAARKAKGKLSARERIELLLDKGSFREVDALVVHRETNFGMDQKKVPGDSVVTGWGTIDSRLVYVFSQDFTVFGGSLSGVHAEKICKIMDMAMRNGAPVVGINDSGGARIQEGVVSLAGYADVFLRNTLASGVVPQISVIMGPCAGGAVYSPALTDFIFMVKGSSHMFITGPDVVKAVTGEDVTFEQLGGAMTHNAVSGVAHMASESEEDCLFLIRELLGYLPSNNMEDAPYKAGGDDNLRAAEALNDIVPDNPNKPYDIRDVVNLIVDDGRFYEIQEHYAQNIVVGFARLGGFSVGIVANQPMVLAGVLDIAASEKAARFVRFCDCFNIPLIVFEDVPGFLPGLDQEHGGIIRHGAKLLYAFCEATVPKLTVITRKAYGGAYCVMNSKHIRADFNVAWPTAEIAVMGPEGAVNIIYRRELGEAEQPEAKRAELVNEYRDHLANPYIAAQRGYIDDVIEPSETRPRLINALHMLQNKRDHNPPKKHGNMPL, from the coding sequence ATGAATCCCAAGATTGAACAACTTCGACAATTCAAGAAGCAGGCCCATCTGGGCGGCGGCGAAGACAAGTTGGCCGCCCGCAAAGCCAAGGGCAAGCTCTCCGCCCGCGAACGGATCGAGTTACTGCTGGATAAAGGCTCCTTTCGCGAGGTCGATGCCCTGGTCGTCCACCGGGAGACCAATTTCGGGATGGACCAAAAGAAAGTGCCGGGCGACAGTGTGGTCACCGGTTGGGGGACGATTGACAGCCGCCTCGTCTACGTCTTCAGCCAGGATTTCACCGTCTTTGGCGGCAGCCTCAGCGGCGTCCACGCCGAAAAGATCTGCAAGATTATGGATATGGCGATGCGCAACGGCGCGCCGGTCGTCGGCATCAACGACTCCGGCGGCGCGCGCATCCAGGAGGGCGTCGTCAGCCTGGCCGGCTATGCCGATGTGTTCCTGCGCAATACCCTGGCCTCCGGCGTGGTGCCGCAGATCAGCGTCATCATGGGGCCATGCGCCGGCGGTGCGGTCTACTCGCCGGCCCTGACCGACTTCATCTTCATGGTCAAGGGCAGCAGCCATATGTTTATCACCGGCCCCGACGTGGTGAAGGCCGTCACCGGCGAGGACGTGACCTTCGAGCAACTGGGCGGGGCGATGACCCACAATGCCGTCAGCGGCGTGGCCCATATGGCCTCCGAATCGGAGGAGGATTGCCTGTTCCTCATCCGCGAACTGCTGGGCTACCTGCCGTCGAACAACATGGAAGACGCACCCTACAAGGCCGGCGGCGACGACAATCTGCGGGCCGCGGAGGCGCTCAACGACATCGTGCCCGACAATCCCAACAAGCCCTATGACATCCGCGACGTGGTCAATCTGATCGTCGATGACGGCCGCTTCTACGAGATTCAGGAGCACTACGCCCAGAACATCGTCGTCGGCTTTGCCCGGCTGGGCGGCTTCAGTGTGGGCATCGTCGCCAACCAGCCGATGGTGCTGGCCGGCGTGCTCGACATCGCCGCCAGCGAGAAGGCGGCCCGCTTTGTGCGCTTCTGCGACTGCTTCAACATCCCGCTGATCGTCTTCGAGGACGTGCCCGGCTTTCTGCCCGGTCTCGATCAGGAGCACGGCGGCATCATCCGCCACGGGGCCAAGCTGCTCTACGCCTTTTGCGAGGCCACCGTGCCCAAGCTGACCGTCATCACCCGCAAGGCTTACGGCGGGGCCTATTGCGTGATGAACAGCAAGCACATCCGCGCCGATTTCAATGTCGCCTGGCCCACGGCCGAGATCGCCGTCATGGGGCCGGAGGGCGCGGTCAACATCATCTACCGGCGCGAGCTGGGCGAGGCCGAGCAGCCGGAAGCCAAGCGCGCCGAACTGGTGAATGAATATCGCGACCATCTGGCGAATCCCTACATCGCCGCCCAGCGCGGCTACATCGATGACGTCATCGAACCGAGCGAGACGCGGCCGCGGCTGATCAATGCCCTGCACATGCTGCAAAACAAGCGCGACCATAACCCGCCCAAGAAGCACGGCAATATGCCGTTATAG
- a CDS encoding histone deacetylase family protein — protein MAEWGRPVFHGPRQRDHAPANHPETPQRADLLLRAALDFGLESHLSADRGLSPLAAVHSPDLLAFLPSAYDRFALLKEGPRPAVPDSFAVRHLAAYGTPDFIPPHIWGQLGHYCSDNLTPILPGTWVAAYEAAQVALSAAAAVVEGAPLAYGLCRPPGHHAYRDLYGGYCYLNNAAIAAEWLVARGRRPAILDIDYHHGNGTQAIFYDRADVFFCSLHADPAEEYPYFCGFAHETGRAAGEGFTLNRPLPLDTDELAYLRALERGLAAIAAFAPDVLVLSLGFDTLAGDPHGGMALEASAFAAMGRLIAGLGRPVAVIQEGGYLLPALAPALTAILGGMTA, from the coding sequence ATGGCGGAGTGGGGCCGGCCGGTCTTCCATGGCCCGCGCCAGCGGGACCACGCCCCGGCCAACCACCCGGAGACGCCGCAGCGGGCCGACCTCCTGTTGCGGGCCGCGCTCGATTTTGGCCTCGAATCCCATTTGTCCGCGGATAGGGGCCTTTCGCCCCTCGCCGCCGTTCATTCCCCCGATCTGCTGGCCTTTTTGCCGTCGGCCTATGACCGCTTTGCCTTGCTCAAGGAAGGGCCGCGCCCGGCCGTGCCCGACAGTTTCGCCGTGCGCCACTTGGCGGCGTATGGGACCCCCGATTTCATCCCGCCCCACATCTGGGGCCAGTTGGGCCACTATTGCAGCGACAACCTGACGCCCATCCTGCCCGGCACGTGGGTCGCGGCCTATGAGGCGGCCCAGGTGGCGCTGTCGGCCGCGGCGGCGGTGGTCGAGGGCGCGCCGCTGGCCTACGGTCTATGCCGCCCGCCGGGCCACCATGCCTATCGCGATCTGTACGGCGGCTATTGCTATCTCAATAACGCGGCCATCGCCGCCGAGTGGCTGGTGGCGCGTGGTCGTCGCCCGGCCATCCTCGACATCGATTACCACCACGGCAACGGCACACAGGCCATCTTCTACGATCGCGCCGACGTGTTCTTCTGCTCGCTCCACGCCGACCCGGCCGAGGAGTACCCCTACTTTTGTGGCTTCGCCCACGAGACCGGGCGCGCGGCGGGCGAGGGGTTCACCCTCAACCGGCCGCTGCCGTTGGACACGGACGAGCTTGCCTACCTGCGCGCTCTGGAACGCGGTCTGGCGGCCATCGCGGCCTTTGCGCCGGACGTGCTCGTTCTATCCCTGGGTTTCGACACGCTGGCCGGCGACCCGCACGGCGGCATGGCTCTGGAGGCGAGCGCCTTCGCCGCGATGGGCCGGCTCATTGCCGGGCTGGGCCGGCCGGTGGCCGTCATCCAGGAGGGCGGTTATTTGTTGCCGGCCCTTGCGCCGGCGTTGACGGCCATTCTGGGGGGAATGACGGCCTAA
- a CDS encoding DUF302 domain-containing protein — translation MNQPEGSDYGMGVRMALPYERAVERVTAALKDEGFGVLTTIDVQATMKQKLDVDFRPYVILGACNPPLAHRALTAELEVGLLLPCNVIVYEDDSGAGSVVAIIDPAVMFGVGVSPALGPVADEAAVRLRRVLAALATP, via the coding sequence ATGAATCAACCTGAAGGGAGCGATTACGGAATGGGCGTGCGTATGGCCCTGCCCTATGAGCGGGCGGTCGAACGGGTGACGGCCGCGCTGAAGGACGAAGGCTTTGGCGTGCTGACCACAATCGACGTGCAAGCGACGATGAAACAAAAGCTTGACGTCGATTTCCGACCCTATGTGATCCTAGGCGCGTGTAACCCGCCGCTGGCCCATCGCGCCCTGACCGCCGAACTGGAGGTCGGGCTGCTGTTGCCGTGCAACGTGATCGTCTACGAAGACGACAGCGGCGCGGGGTCGGTCGTCGCCATCATCGATCCGGCCGTGATGTTCGGCGTGGGGGTCAGTCCGGCGCTGGGGCCGGTGGCCGATGAGGCCGCCGTACGGCTGCGGCGGGTGCTGGCCGCGCTGGCTACGCCTTAA
- the accC gene encoding acetyl-CoA carboxylase biotin carboxylase subunit, with protein sequence MLRDDGLLVQKFDKLLIANRGEIAMRILRAARELGIATVAVYSDADRNAPHVRFADEAYHIGPAPARESYLVVEKLLDVARRSGAEAIHPGYGFLAERETFAQACADAGIVFIGPPARAIGIMGDKLMARATVIAAGVPVVPGTTPGQTDDQMTAAAREMGFPVLVKAAAGGGGKGMRPVRQADELAGAFASARREAKAAFGDDTVYIEKMITEARHIEIQLLADSHGNTIYLGERECSLQRRHQKLIEEAPSFVVDGQLRRRMGEVAVAAARAVNYVNAGTIEFLLDRDKNFYFLEMNTRVQVEHPVTELVTGIDIVQEQLRIARGRRLRWRQEDVVINGWAIECRINAEDPYNNYLPSTGVITSAQLPTGPGVRVDTGVYEGNEISPYYDSMISKLICYGETRGEAVLRMRRALEEYRIMGVKTNIPFHQHMMESHRFLSGQFDTKFVEDRFSMDDREAAHALEAAVLATLATHEQSLRAAQIVAPGARDTSNWKWLSRWERLRR encoded by the coding sequence ATGTTGAGAGACGACGGTCTGCTAGTACAGAAATTCGATAAGCTGCTCATCGCCAATCGGGGCGAGATCGCCATGCGTATCCTGCGCGCGGCGCGCGAGTTGGGCATTGCCACGGTGGCCGTCTACTCCGACGCCGACCGCAACGCCCCCCACGTGCGTTTCGCCGACGAGGCCTACCACATCGGGCCGGCCCCGGCCCGCGAGAGCTACCTCGTTGTCGAGAAGCTGCTCGACGTGGCCCGGCGTTCCGGCGCGGAGGCCATCCATCCCGGTTACGGCTTTCTGGCCGAGCGTGAGACGTTTGCCCAGGCCTGCGCCGACGCCGGTATCGTCTTCATCGGCCCGCCGGCAAGGGCCATCGGCATCATGGGCGACAAGCTCATGGCCCGCGCCACGGTCATCGCCGCCGGTGTGCCGGTGGTGCCGGGCACGACACCCGGCCAGACCGACGACCAGATGACCGCCGCGGCCCGGGAGATGGGCTTCCCGGTGCTGGTGAAGGCCGCGGCCGGCGGCGGCGGCAAGGGCATGCGCCCGGTGCGCCAGGCCGACGAACTGGCCGGCGCGTTCGCCTCGGCCCGCCGCGAAGCCAAGGCCGCCTTCGGCGACGACACCGTCTACATCGAAAAGATGATCACCGAGGCCCGCCACATCGAGATTCAACTGCTGGCCGATAGCCACGGCAACACCATCTATCTGGGCGAGCGCGAATGCTCCTTGCAGCGCCGCCATCAGAAATTGATCGAGGAAGCGCCGTCGTTCGTGGTCGATGGGCAACTGCGGCGGCGCATGGGCGAGGTGGCCGTGGCCGCCGCCCGCGCCGTCAATTACGTCAACGCCGGGACGATTGAGTTCCTGCTCGACCGCGATAAGAACTTCTATTTCCTGGAGATGAACACCCGCGTGCAGGTGGAGCATCCGGTGACGGAACTGGTGACGGGCATCGACATCGTGCAGGAGCAATTGCGCATCGCCCGCGGCCGTCGTCTGCGCTGGCGACAGGAAGACGTGGTGATCAACGGCTGGGCCATCGAGTGCCGCATTAATGCCGAAGACCCCTACAACAATTACCTGCCCTCGACGGGCGTCATCACCTCGGCCCAACTGCCGACCGGGCCGGGGGTGCGCGTCGATACCGGCGTCTATGAGGGCAACGAGATCAGCCCCTATTACGACTCGATGATCAGCAAGCTCATCTGCTATGGCGAGACGCGCGGTGAGGCGGTGCTGCGCATGCGCCGGGCGCTGGAGGAGTATCGCATCATGGGGGTGAAGACCAACATCCCCTTCCACCAGCACATGATGGAGAGCCACCGCTTCCTGTCCGGCCAGTTTGACACCAAGTTCGTCGAGGATCGCTTCAGCATGGACGACCGCGAGGCGGCCCACGCGCTGGAGGCGGCCGTGCTGGCGACGCTGGCGACGCACGAACAGAGCCTGCGCGCGGCCCAGATCGTCGCCCCCGGCGCGCGCGATACGAGCAACTGGAAATGGCTGAGCCGCTGGGAGCGGTTGCGGCGATGA
- a CDS encoding sugar-binding protein, which yields MSEPRSEWDTAWQGIEPQQPRPKRGGLVIALAAAVFLALGACALAYFVLQQRTTVEPGLTLPGEETATSVAAVAGTEQPTAETTAEPTGLAVAATATLPGDFATPPQPPPASDVVAPRAAAPPTIDGNAAEWAGLPVYSSPHVVFTGDTWDGSDDLAASWQVSWDDTYLYLIANVADDIHAQTQTGNLAFRGDSIELQIDADRAGDYGPTLSLDDFQISLSPGDFGAIAPSAFRFQGTASGEMRDATTPHTIAVTATPTGTGYVLEAAIPWRDLGITPAPGLVIGLAVNVNDNDRPGTAAQEMMKSSAPNRRFADPTTWGTLTLQ from the coding sequence ATGAGTGAACCACGGTCTGAATGGGATACCGCCTGGCAAGGCATTGAACCGCAGCAGCCGCGGCCGAAGCGCGGCGGATTGGTGATCGCCCTGGCCGCGGCCGTCTTTCTGGCGCTGGGGGCATGCGCCCTGGCCTATTTTGTGCTGCAACAACGCACGACGGTTGAGCCGGGGCTAACCCTGCCCGGCGAGGAAACGGCCACTTCGGTCGCCGCCGTTGCCGGAACCGAGCAGCCCACGGCCGAAACAACGGCCGAACCCACCGGCCTGGCCGTGGCCGCCACGGCGACCCTGCCCGGCGACTTCGCCACGCCGCCCCAGCCGCCGCCCGCCTCCGACGTGGTGGCCCCGCGCGCCGCTGCCCCGCCGACCATCGACGGCAACGCCGCCGAATGGGCCGGCCTGCCGGTTTACTCCTCGCCCCACGTCGTCTTCACCGGCGACACGTGGGACGGCAGCGACGATTTGGCCGCGTCGTGGCAAGTCAGTTGGGACGATACCTATCTGTATCTGATCGCCAACGTGGCCGACGACATCCACGCCCAGACGCAGACCGGCAACCTGGCCTTTCGCGGCGACAGCATCGAATTGCAGATCGACGCCGACCGCGCCGGCGACTATGGCCCGACTCTCAGCCTCGATGACTTCCAAATAAGCCTGTCGCCGGGCGACTTCGGGGCCATCGCGCCGTCGGCCTTCCGCTTCCAGGGCACGGCCAGCGGCGAAATGCGCGACGCGACCACGCCCCACACCATCGCCGTGACCGCCACGCCGACCGGCACGGGCTACGTGCTGGAGGCGGCCATCCCCTGGCGCGACCTGGGAATAACCCCGGCTCCGGGGCTGGTCATCGGTCTGGCCGTCAACGTCAACGACAACGACCGCCCCGGCACGGCGGCGCAGGAGATGATGAAATCGAGCGCCCCCAACCGCCGCTTCGCCGACCCCACCACCTGGGGGACGCTAACGTTGCAGTAA
- the msrB gene encoding peptide-methionine (R)-S-oxide reductase MsrB — MSYKVQKTEAEWRAELTPEQYHVMREKGTERAFTGALYHNEDKGVYSCAACGAELFSSEQKYESGSGWPSFWAPHNSDNVAEQSDRSFFMVRTEVHCANCGAHLGHLFNDGPQPTGMRYCINSASLAFEKNGQ, encoded by the coding sequence ATGAGCTATAAAGTGCAGAAGACGGAAGCCGAATGGCGCGCGGAGTTGACGCCGGAGCAATATCACGTGATGCGCGAAAAGGGCACGGAGCGGGCCTTCACCGGCGCGCTGTACCACAATGAGGACAAGGGCGTCTACTCGTGCGCCGCCTGTGGCGCGGAGTTGTTCAGTTCGGAGCAAAAGTACGAATCGGGTAGCGGCTGGCCCAGCTTCTGGGCCCCCCACAATAGCGACAACGTGGCCGAGCAAAGCGACCGCAGCTTCTTCATGGTGCGCACCGAGGTTCACTGCGCCAACTGTGGGGCGCACCTGGGCCACCTCTTCAACGATGGCCCGCAACCGACCGGCATGCGCTATTGCATCAACTCGGCCTCGTTGGCCTTCGAGAAAAACGGCCAGTAA
- a CDS encoding class IV adenylate cyclase, protein MSTDDREVEVKFLVDDLGALRTRLAEVGAQLSGPRVAERNVRYDTADEALLHRSQLLRLRQDTRARLTFKGLAAEDAASEAKIREEIELEIGDFDRMGKILERLGFHPVQTYEKFRETFQWRGVEILLDEMPFGNFVELEGAEAGLKPTAAALGLDWSKRLLTNYLELMELCRQTYGLPFADLTFANFARRPVDLAELLPLCVLSAG, encoded by the coding sequence ATGAGCACCGATGATCGGGAGGTCGAGGTCAAATTCCTGGTGGATGATCTCGGCGCGCTGCGCACCCGGCTGGCCGAAGTCGGGGCGCAACTGAGCGGGCCGCGCGTCGCGGAGCGCAACGTGCGCTACGATACGGCCGATGAGGCCTTGCTGCACCGCTCGCAACTGTTGCGCCTGCGCCAGGACACGCGCGCCCGCCTGACCTTCAAGGGTCTGGCCGCCGAGGACGCCGCCAGCGAGGCCAAGATTCGGGAAGAGATCGAACTGGAAATCGGCGACTTCGATCGCATGGGCAAGATACTCGAACGGCTGGGCTTCCACCCCGTCCAGACGTATGAGAAATTCCGCGAAACCTTCCAGTGGCGCGGCGTCGAAATATTGCTGGACGAAATGCCCTTTGGTAATTTCGTCGAGCTGGAAGGCGCGGAGGCGGGCTTGAAACCTACCGCCGCCGCTCTGGGCCTCGATTGGTCCAAGCGCTTGCTGACCAACTACCTCGAACTGATGGAACTATGCCGCCAGACCTACGGATTGCCGTTCGCCGACCTGACCTTCGCCAATTTCGCGCGGCGGCCGGTCGATCTGGCCGAACTCTTGCCGCTCTGTGTGCTATCCGCCGGCTGA
- a CDS encoding acetyl-CoA carboxylase biotin carboxyl carrier protein subunit, which produces MKYIATVKDREYTIEIDPDKGILIDGEPQAIDFRRLPSGGVTSLLMNNRSISAVVEEHSDRWEVLIEGELYTVQVQDERAYRLERMRSSGLTVDGEAIVSSPMPGIIVSVPVSVGDVVRHGDKVIILESMKMENELRAPCDGVVTHVHVAAGASVEKDQPLVGISQEHAGSEG; this is translated from the coding sequence ATGAAATACATTGCCACCGTAAAAGACCGGGAATACACCATCGAGATCGACCCCGACAAGGGCATCCTGATTGACGGCGAGCCGCAGGCGATCGATTTCCGGCGGCTGCCGTCGGGCGGCGTCACGTCGCTGCTGATGAACAATCGCTCGATCTCGGCCGTCGTCGAGGAGCACAGCGATCGGTGGGAGGTGCTCATCGAGGGCGAACTCTATACCGTCCAGGTGCAGGACGAGCGCGCCTACCGCCTGGAACGGATGCGCTCCAGCGGCCTGACCGTTGACGGCGAGGCCATCGTCAGTTCGCCCATGCCGGGCATCATCGTCTCGGTGCCGGTGAGCGTTGGCGACGTGGTGCGCCACGGCGACAAGGTGATCATCCTCGAATCGATGAAGATGGAGAACGAACTGCGTGCCCCCTGCGACGGCGTGGTCACCCACGTCCACGTAGCCGCCGGGGCCAGCGTGGAGAAAGATCAGCCGCTGGTCGGCATCAGCCAGGAACACGCCGGCAGCGAAGGATAG
- a CDS encoding GNAT family N-acetyltransferase — MSEQEKQPNPNAVVTLREVTKDTLDDILELKVKPEQRQFVADNAVSVAEAHFEEKAWFRAIYADETPVGFLMLYDDPEATDYYLWRFMIDARYQRLGYGDRALQLLIEYVRSRPDATELLVSYVPAEGSPEPFYRRAGFVDTGQVHDGENVMNLVFTPAASA, encoded by the coding sequence ATGAGCGAACAAGAAAAGCAACCCAACCCGAATGCTGTCGTCACTTTGCGCGAGGTCACCAAGGATACTCTCGATGACATCCTGGAACTGAAGGTGAAGCCGGAGCAACGGCAATTCGTCGCCGATAATGCCGTATCCGTTGCCGAGGCTCATTTCGAGGAGAAAGCCTGGTTCCGCGCCATCTATGCCGACGAAACCCCGGTGGGCTTTCTCATGCTCTACGACGACCCGGAGGCGACGGATTACTACCTCTGGCGCTTCATGATCGACGCCCGCTATCAGCGGCTGGGTTACGGCGACCGCGCGCTGCAACTCTTGATCGAATACGTCCGTTCCCGGCCGGATGCCACGGAGCTGCTGGTGAGTTACGTGCCGGCCGAGGGCAGCCCGGAACCTTTCTATCGGCGCGCGGGCTTTGTCGATACCGGCCAGGTGCATGACGGCGAGAATGTTATGAATCTCGTCTTCACGCCCGCGGCATCTGCCTGA
- a CDS encoding M20 metallopeptidase family protein, with product MLEKATALQGEMSRLRRIIHANPELSFREYQTAALVADTLAEIGGYTIRTQVGKTGVVADLGDSGPLLAIRADMDALPILEANDAPYCSCNPGVMHACGHDAHTAILLGVAHLLRQSYADDKWAGRVRLLFQPSEEDVDENYISGATAMMNDGALAGVDAVIALHVSSDKPSGRFMFQDGPSLAAVDSFDAWIRGDGAHGAYPHTGSDPIFMLAPILTALYAIPSRRINPLYPSVVSVGQVSGGATTNVIPNEVLLRGTLRSLLPDVREQLWADVENALRLSEVMGGSYELEIVKGYPPMINDAEANGWMRQAAADLLGQDVVVNTQFGMGAEDFAYMTQQAKGAMFMLGAALPEGPARHHHTSIFDIDEAVLTSGAAVLAETARRFVTGRL from the coding sequence ATGCTGGAGAAAGCCACGGCCCTGCAAGGCGAGATGAGCCGCCTGCGCCGCATCATCCACGCCAACCCCGAACTCAGTTTCCGCGAGTACCAGACGGCGGCCCTGGTGGCCGATACGCTGGCCGAGATCGGCGGCTACACCATTCGCACCCAGGTGGGCAAGACGGGCGTCGTCGCCGATCTGGGCGATAGCGGGCCGCTCCTGGCTATCCGCGCCGACATGGACGCGCTGCCTATCCTGGAGGCCAACGACGCGCCCTATTGCTCCTGCAATCCCGGTGTGATGCACGCCTGCGGCCACGATGCCCATACGGCCATCCTGTTGGGCGTGGCCCATCTGCTGCGGCAAAGTTATGCCGATGATAAGTGGGCCGGCCGCGTGCGTCTGCTGTTCCAGCCCTCGGAAGAAGACGTCGACGAGAACTACATCAGTGGGGCCACGGCCATGATGAATGACGGCGCGCTGGCGGGGGTCGATGCCGTCATCGCCCTGCACGTCTCGTCCGACAAGCCGTCGGGCCGCTTCATGTTCCAGGACGGCCCCAGTCTGGCCGCCGTCGATTCCTTCGATGCCTGGATCCGCGGCGACGGCGCGCACGGCGCCTATCCCCATACCGGCAGCGACCCGATCTTCATGCTCGCCCCCATCCTGACCGCGCTCTACGCCATCCCGTCGCGGCGCATCAACCCGCTCTACCCGTCGGTCGTCAGCGTGGGGCAGGTGAGCGGTGGGGCCACGACCAATGTCATCCCCAACGAGGTGCTGCTGCGCGGCACGCTGCGCTCGCTGTTGCCCGACGTGCGCGAACAACTGTGGGCCGATGTGGAGAATGCCCTGCGGCTGAGCGAGGTGATGGGCGGCAGCTATGAACTTGAGATCGTCAAGGGCTACCCGCCGATGATCAACGACGCCGAGGCCAACGGCTGGATGCGGCAGGCGGCGGCCGACTTGCTGGGGCAGGATGTCGTGGTCAACACCCAGTTCGGCATGGGCGCGGAGGACTTCGCCTACATGACGCAACAGGCCAAGGGGGCGATGTTCATGCTGGGCGCGGCCCTGCCCGAAGGCCCGGCCCGCCACCACCATACCAGTATCTTCGACATCGATGAAGCGGTGCTCACGTCCGGCGCGGCCGTGCTGGCCGAAACCGCCCGCCGTTTCGTCACCGGCCGGCTCTAG